DNA sequence from the Deinococcus apachensis DSM 19763 genome:
GCCGCTGGGGGGTCAGGCCCGGCTCGACCCCGTCACCCGGCGGGTAATGGTGACCCCCTAATGGGCTGTCAGGAAAGGTGTGTCAGGGGCTACCTCCGGGAGCTGGGCGGTTCTACTGTGGGGTATGAAGTACCTCGTGCAGTTGAAGGACGAGGAACGGACGCAGCTCCAGGCGCTCCTCAAGGTGGGCAGTGCCCCCACCCGCAGACTCACCCATGCCCGCATCCTCCTCAAAGCGGATCGGCAGGGAGCCGGACTGTACGACAAACTCATCGCCCAGGCCCTGGACGTCAACCCTCGAACGGTCCTACGTGTGCGACAACGCTACGTGCTGGAGGGTCTGGAAGCTGCACTCGATCACCTGCGACCCCAACGCTTCAAACCGAAGAAACTCGACGAGCGCACCGAAGCGCACCTCATCGCGCTGGCGTGCAGTGCGGTGCCCGAGTCCCTCAGGCACAAGACCTGGACCTTGCGCCTCCTGGCCGACCAAATGGTCGAACTCGGTCACGTGGACGCCATCTCCCATGAAACGGTGCGGCTATACCTCAAAAA
Encoded proteins:
- a CDS encoding helix-turn-helix domain-containing protein, with amino-acid sequence MKYLVQLKDEERTQLQALLKVGSAPTRRLTHARILLKADRQGAGLYDKLIAQALDVNPRTVLRVRQRYVLEGLEAALDHLRPQRFKPKKLDERTEAHLIALACSAVPESLRHKTWTLRLLADQMVELGHVDAISHETVRLYLKKTS